The following are from one region of the Thermoproteus uzoniensis 768-20 genome:
- the gatE gene encoding Glu-tRNA(Gln) amidotransferase subunit GatE, whose product MDYRALGLKTGLEIHIQLNTSRKLFCHCPPVLRDDEPHFRVVRRLYVALSELGSVDPAAVWEVRKRRLYVYEGYRDTTCLVELDEEPPHLPDEEALTTAVAVAKMFNAKLYDEIYVMRKIVVDGSNTSGFQRTMLVAHDGRAKILGYNIGVDTIALEEDAARKIREEGKYVYYRLDRLGIPLVEISTSPMEYDPQQMEEVAWIIGYSVKVTGRAKRGLGTVRQDVNVSIAGGAKTEIKGVPKLELIPKVVEYEVMRQLNLLKIRDELKNRGAQPPEGGYADVTDVFRNTQSRVLRRVLDAGGVVYAVKAPGFQKLLGFEVQPGRRFGTELADYVRAWTELGGLMHSDELPGYGITSDEVRAVEQRLGAGSFVLLSGADPREVAEAVDVVVHRLRQAFEGVPEETRAANPDGTTRFMRPRPGAARMYPETDLPPVRITIEIEKKAEEIASRSLEAEIERISSLGVNKDMALRLVKSPWLEYFEDFVQRYRNVPPTQIASLLLNTARALAREGVEVTPEKIDAVLAELDRGTITKEAVEEILRSLKEGEGVLDAARRLGLLRMPYEEVKKIVEGLVKEVGPDKALREAMRRYRGRIDAGDVARALKEIAGRQ is encoded by the coding sequence GTGGACTATAGAGCGTTGGGCTTGAAGACGGGGCTGGAGATACATATCCAGCTAAACACCAGCAGGAAGCTCTTCTGCCACTGTCCCCCTGTGCTGAGAGACGACGAGCCGCACTTCCGCGTTGTCAGGAGGCTCTACGTAGCGCTCAGCGAGTTGGGCTCGGTGGACCCTGCGGCTGTCTGGGAGGTTCGCAAGAGGCGCCTTTACGTCTACGAGGGGTACCGCGACACTACATGCCTCGTGGAGCTGGACGAGGAGCCGCCGCATCTGCCCGACGAGGAGGCCCTCACGACGGCGGTGGCCGTGGCCAAGATGTTCAACGCGAAGCTCTACGACGAGATCTACGTAATGCGCAAGATCGTTGTGGACGGCTCCAACACCTCGGGGTTCCAACGCACTATGCTCGTGGCGCACGACGGGAGGGCGAAGATATTGGGCTACAACATCGGCGTCGACACGATCGCGTTGGAGGAGGACGCGGCGAGGAAGATAAGGGAGGAGGGCAAATACGTCTACTATAGGCTGGACAGGCTGGGCATACCGCTGGTGGAGATATCCACGTCGCCTATGGAGTACGACCCGCAACAGATGGAGGAGGTGGCCTGGATCATAGGCTACAGCGTGAAGGTGACCGGCAGGGCCAAGAGGGGCCTCGGGACCGTGAGGCAAGACGTCAACGTCTCCATAGCGGGGGGAGCCAAGACGGAGATCAAGGGCGTGCCCAAGCTGGAGTTGATACCCAAGGTCGTAGAGTACGAGGTAATGAGGCAATTGAACCTCTTGAAGATAAGGGACGAGCTCAAGAACAGAGGCGCCCAGCCTCCCGAAGGAGGCTACGCAGACGTCACCGACGTGTTCAGGAACACGCAGTCCAGAGTTCTGAGGAGGGTCCTCGACGCGGGCGGCGTGGTCTACGCGGTGAAGGCGCCCGGCTTCCAGAAACTTCTGGGCTTTGAGGTCCAGCCCGGCCGCCGCTTCGGGACCGAGCTGGCAGACTACGTGAGGGCCTGGACTGAGCTGGGCGGCTTGATGCATTCAGACGAGCTCCCGGGCTACGGGATAACGTCGGACGAGGTCAGGGCAGTGGAGCAGAGGCTGGGGGCGGGCTCCTTCGTGTTGCTCTCGGGGGCAGATCCGAGGGAGGTCGCCGAGGCCGTGGACGTAGTGGTGCATAGGCTGAGGCAAGCCTTCGAGGGGGTCCCAGAGGAGACCAGGGCGGCGAACCCCGACGGCACGACTAGGTTCATGAGGCCTAGGCCGGGCGCGGCCAGGATGTATCCCGAGACGGACCTGCCGCCGGTTAGGATAACCATAGAGATAGAGAAGAAGGCCGAGGAGATAGCGTCGCGGAGCTTGGAGGCCGAGATAGAGAGGATCTCGTCGCTCGGCGTGAACAAGGACATGGCCTTGAGGCTCGTGAAGTCGCCGTGGCTCGAGTACTTCGAGGACTTCGTCCAGAGGTACAGGAACGTGCCGCCGACGCAGATAGCCAGCCTTCTCCTGAACACGGCGAGGGCTCTGGCCAGAGAGGGGGTCGAGGTCACGCCCGAGAAGATAGACGCGGTGCTGGCAGAGCTGGATAGGGGGACTATAACTAAGGAGGCCGTGGAGGAGATACTGAGGTCATTGAAGGAGGGGGAGGGAGTGTTGGACGCGGCCAGACGGCTGGGCCTCTTGAGGATGCCGTATGAAGAGGTCAAGAAGATAGTGGAGGGGCTGGTCAAGGAGGTGGGCCCCGACAAGGCCTTGAGGGAGGCCATGAGGAGGTATAGGGGGAGGATCGACGCCGGGGACGTCGCCAGGGCGCTCAAGGAGATAGCCGGTCGGCAGTAA